The following coding sequences lie in one Musa acuminata AAA Group cultivar baxijiao chromosome BXJ1-8, Cavendish_Baxijiao_AAA, whole genome shotgun sequence genomic window:
- the LOC103993339 gene encoding uncharacterized protein LOC103993339, protein MTAGSPSLAAERKHWWLSNRKVVDKNLREARVLIATQEQSNVSKAVGLLDAALALSPRLEAALELKARSLLFLHRFREVADMLQDYIPSHKAGGGGGDDGSTSSLSAGDHFSIVSSAPLSRERANLLSPGREQSDGDRSFRCFSVSDLKRRLLAGLFKTSQGEGEWRYLVLGQACCHLGMMEDAMVLLQTSRRLGSAASRRESVCWSDDSFDSAAGEDGGVVAFPFSESESASQLLAHVKLILRRRAAALAALDTGLPAEAVRHFSKVLDSRRGLPGSFAAGCLVGRATAYRAIGRLADGIADCNRALAVDPSFIPALRARADLLEAVNALPDCLHDLDHLKLLYDAILRDRKLSEPPRRPNHDIRYRDIPANLRTLNARIQQLRGRVAAGEGNNVDYYALIGVRRGCTRPELVRAHLLLTLKHKPEKAVGFMDRLELADDHRDLDTIRDQARMSASILYRMLQKGYAIMATVMEEEAAGKQRAKEALANAAAAVASQVSALRTAEKPQAERNGEDTAVAATAAAAVLQSVFCRDMAAVGSMLSHRAIPVNVGALSC, encoded by the exons ATGACGGCGGGCTCACCTTCTCTTGCCGCGGAGAGGAAGCACTGGTGGCTGAGCAACAGGAAG GTGGTCGACAAGAACCTCCGAGAAGCACGGGTTCTCATAGCGACGCAAGAGCAGTCAAATGTATCGAAAGCGGTGGGCCTCCTCGACGCCGCCCTTGCCCTCTCCCCGCGCCTCGAAGCCGCCCTCGAGCTCAAAGCccgctccctcctcttcctccaccgcttCCGCGAGGTGGCGGACATGCTCCAGGACTACATTCCAAGCCACAAGGCCGGCGGAGGCGGCGGGGACGATGGCTCCACCTCCTCACTCAGCGCCGGCGACCACTTCTCCATCGTCTCCTCAGCCCCTCTCAGCCGGGAGCGCGCCAACCTCCTCTCCCCCGGCCGCGAGCAGTCCGACGGTGACCGCTCCTTCCGGTGCTTCTCCGTCTCAGACCTCAAGCGCCGGCTCTTGGCAGGCCTCTTCAAGACATCCCAAGGGGAAGGCGAGTGGAG GTATTTGGTGCTCGGCCAAGCTTGTTGCCACCTCGGGATGATGGAGGACGCCATGGTCCTCCTCCAGACCAGCCGTCGCCTCGGCTCCGCAGCTTCTCGCCGCGAGTCCGTCTGCTGGTCCGACGACAGCTTTGACTCAGCGGCCGGCGAGGACGGCGGCGTGGTTGCCTTCCCTTTTTCTGAGTCGGAGTCGGCCTCCCAGCTCCTGGCTCATGTCAAGCTTATCCTCCGGAGGCGCGCCGCCGCGTTGGCCGCGCTGGACACCGGCCTGCCGGCCGAGGCCGTTCGACATTTCTCCAAGGTCCTTGACAGCCGTCGCGGCCTCCCCGGTAGCTTCGCCGCTGGCTGCCTCGTCGGCCGTGCCACCGCGTACCGCGCCATTGGCCGTCTTGCGGACGGCATCGCAGATTGCAACCGCGCGCTCGCCGTCGACCCTTCCTTCATCCCCGCCCTCCGAGCCCGTGCCGACCTCCTCGAGGCGGTCAACGCCCTCCCGGACTGCCTCCACGACCTCGATCACTTGAAGCTCCTCTACGACGCCATTCTCCGCGACCGCAAGCTCTCCGAGCCGCCAAGGCGGCCAAACCATGACATTCGGTACCGCGACATTCCCGCCAATCTCCGTACACTCAATGCGCGTATTCAGCAGCTCCGAGGCCGCGTGGCAGCCGGCGAGGGGAACAACGTTGACTACTATGCGCTAATCGGCGTTCGACGCGGGTGCACGCGGCCGGAGTTGGTGCGGGCGCACTTGCTGTTGACGCTGAAGCATAAACCAGAGAAGGCAGTGGGATTCATGGACCGGTTGGAGTTGGCAGACGATCACCGGGATTTAGACACAATCCGGGATCAGGCAAGAATGTCTGCCTCGATCCTGTACAGGATGTTGCAGAAGGGGTACGCTATAATGGCAACGGTGATGGAGGAGGAGGCAGCCGGGAAGCAGAGAGCGAAAGAGGCATTGGCCAATGCAGCAGCTGCAGTAGCAAGCCAAGTCTCAGCACTGAGGACGGCGGAGAAGCCACAAGCAGAAAGGAATGGTGAGGACACGGCAGTGGCAGCAACAGCGGCGGCTGCGGTGTTGCAGAGTGTGTTTTGCCGTGACATGGCGGCGGTGGGGAGCATGCTGTCGCACAGGGCAATTCCGGTGAACGTCGGGGCACTGAGCTgctga